One Nicotiana tomentosiformis chromosome 4, ASM39032v3, whole genome shotgun sequence genomic window carries:
- the LOC138910500 gene encoding protein MAIN-LIKE 1-like, translating to MLQRLTGFQPPDETALIGASRLQVTPIRQHLEVMHADITEDTSEFHIHRYTRLLLLLMFGGFLFSNTSGNLVSLRFLYHIERLDDLHHYSWGVAVLGYLYKQMCRASMGTQRDIAGFLPLLQGVAESGHAAGPKYRSAPLAMPHMSGQPWNDHPACNMSYAKRAAAVHVAGDQTGEVLAQWHDARQYRDTSMGRRSST from the exons ATGCTGCAGCGGCTCACCGGTTTCCAACCACCGGATGAGACTGCATTGATTGGGGCTAGTCGTCTGCAGGTGACGCCCATCCGGCAGCATTTGGAGGTGATGCATGCTGACATCACAGAAGATACATCAGAGTTTCATATTCACCGGTACACGAGGTTGCTGCTACTGCTTATGTTTGGAGGGTTTTTGTTCTcgaacacttcgggaaacctagtTAGCTTGAGATTTCTTTATCAtattgagcggctagatgatttacatcaTTACAGCTGGGGTGTTGCTGTTCTCGGTTACTTGTACAAGCAGATGTgtcgggcgagcatgggcacccagcgaGACATTGCAGGATTTTTGCCGttgctgcag GGGGTAGCGGAATCAGGTCATGCCGCTGGTCCCAAATATCGAtctgcgcctctagccatgccacatATGTCTGGGCAACCCTGGAATGATCATCCCGCTTGTAATATGTCATATGCCAAGCGAGCGGCGGCGGTACATGTTGCGGGcgaccaaactggcgaagtacTCGCTCAGTGGCATGATGCTCGGCAATATCGAGACACATCAATGGGACGGAGGAGCTCCACATAA